A genomic segment from uncultured Marinifilum sp. encodes:
- the recA gene encoding recombinase RecA, translating into MAAKDIAEINKEKLKALQLTMEKIDKTYGKGAIMKMGDEAVEDLPAISSGSISLNMALGIGGFPKGRIVEIYGPESSGKTTLAIHAIAEAQKAGGICAIIDAEHAFDRFYAEKLGVDTENLLISQPDNGEQALEIADQLIRSSAIDLVVIDSVAALTPKAEIEGEMGDSKMGLQARLMSQALRKLTGNINKTNTTCIFINQLREKIGVMFGNPETTTGGNALKFYASVRLDIRRIGQIKDGDEVRGNHTRVKVVKNKVAPPFRKAEFDIMYGEGISKTGEIIDLGVEYNIIKKSGSWFSYGETKLGQGREAVKKLISDNPELSEELENKIIDAINNPAK; encoded by the coding sequence ATGGCTGCAAAAGATATTGCTGAAATTAACAAAGAAAAGCTGAAAGCACTTCAGCTTACAATGGAAAAAATTGACAAAACCTACGGTAAAGGTGCCATTATGAAAATGGGCGACGAAGCTGTAGAAGATCTTCCTGCTATTTCTTCAGGGTCTATTTCTCTGAATATGGCTTTGGGTATTGGCGGATTTCCTAAAGGTAGAATTGTTGAGATATATGGTCCTGAATCATCAGGTAAAACAACATTAGCAATTCACGCAATTGCCGAAGCACAAAAAGCTGGTGGCATTTGTGCCATTATTGATGCAGAGCATGCTTTCGATCGTTTTTATGCAGAAAAATTAGGTGTCGATACTGAAAATCTATTAATTTCTCAACCAGATAATGGTGAACAAGCTCTTGAAATTGCCGATCAGCTAATTCGTTCATCAGCTATTGATTTGGTTGTAATTGACTCGGTAGCTGCCTTAACTCCAAAAGCTGAAATCGAAGGCGAAATGGGAGATTCAAAAATGGGTCTTCAGGCTCGTTTAATGTCTCAGGCTTTGCGTAAACTTACTGGTAATATCAACAAAACAAATACAACTTGTATTTTCATTAATCAATTGCGTGAAAAAATTGGGGTAATGTTTGGTAACCCAGAAACTACAACTGGTGGTAATGCTTTAAAATTTTACGCTTCGGTTCGTTTAGATATCAGAAGAATTGGACAAATTAAAGATGGCGACGAAGTTAGAGGTAACCACACTCGTGTTAAAGTTGTAAAAAATAAAGTTGCACCTCCATTTCGTAAAGCTGAATTTGACATCATGTACGGAGAAGGTATTTCTAAAACTGGTGAAATTATCGATTTAGGTGTTGAATACAATATCATTAAAAAATCGGGTTCATGGTTCTCTTACGGCGAAACTAAATTAGGCCAAGGTCGCGAAGCTGTTAAAAAACTTATTAGCGACAATCCTGAATTATCTGAAGAATTAGAAAACAAAATTATTGATGCAATAAATAATCCTGCTAAATAA
- a CDS encoding S9 family peptidase: MKNKHFLLGLAIITSMASCQSTATESKDDSSYKTPLTKLKSDIMTPEVLWSFGRMGGESISPDEKTVLYGVTYFNKEENKSYRDLYTLPVEGGDAVQITNTKGKEWGERWTKDGKIAFLSAQSGSVQIWEMNTDGTARKQLTDINGGINDFKFSPDESKIVYSKEVKLEENVQDRHPDLQKADARVIQDEFYRHWDHWVETYTHLFVADFNRESMLKDGKDIMKGEKWEAPVRPWGGMEQVGWTVDGKNIAYSSRKKQGVAYATSTNTDIYFYNVENGETINKTEGMMGYDQNIAFSPDGKYMAWESMEREGYEADQIKLFLLDLTTGEKKYMTKGFDQNVGHLVWTKDSKSIYFISDWHATDEIYRMDIADAKIHKITEGVHNYQSVLPVGDKLIAKRVSMSKPAELYNVDAKSGEATEISFINKHILDQLSLASVEKRWVKTTDNKQMLVWVIKPPHFDENKKYPALLYCQGGPQGTVSQFWSYRWNFQMMAANDYVVVAPNRRGLPGFGQEWNEQISGDYGGQNMKDYLSAIDNVKAEKYVDENRLGCVGASYGGFSAYWLAGHHNKRFKAFIAHDGMFNLEAQYLETEEMWFVNWDLGGAFWDKSNKIAQRSYANSPHKFVDKWDTPIMIIHGEKDYRIVASQGMQAFNAARLRGIPAKYLYFPEENHWVLGVQNGILWQREFASWLDKWLKK; the protein is encoded by the coding sequence ATGAAAAACAAACATTTTTTGTTAGGATTGGCTATTATTACTAGCATGGCTTCATGCCAAAGCACAGCTACTGAATCAAAAGACGATTCGTCCTACAAAACACCATTAACAAAACTTAAATCGGACATAATGACTCCCGAAGTTTTATGGTCGTTTGGACGTATGGGAGGAGAAAGTATCTCGCCCGACGAAAAAACAGTTCTTTACGGAGTAACTTACTTTAATAAGGAAGAAAATAAATCGTATCGCGATTTATACACCTTGCCAGTTGAGGGCGGCGATGCTGTTCAAATTACCAATACTAAAGGTAAAGAATGGGGCGAACGCTGGACTAAAGATGGTAAGATTGCCTTCCTATCTGCCCAAAGCGGATCGGTTCAAATTTGGGAAATGAATACCGACGGAACTGCTCGCAAGCAGCTAACCGATATTAATGGTGGCATTAATGATTTTAAATTTTCCCCTGACGAATCAAAAATTGTTTATTCCAAAGAGGTAAAACTAGAAGAAAATGTTCAGGATAGACATCCCGATTTACAAAAAGCTGATGCCAGAGTAATTCAGGACGAATTCTATCGTCACTGGGATCATTGGGTAGAAACATACACTCATCTTTTTGTTGCCGATTTTAATCGCGAAAGCATGCTAAAAGATGGCAAAGACATTATGAAAGGTGAAAAATGGGAAGCGCCTGTTCGTCCATGGGGAGGAATGGAACAAGTTGGCTGGACTGTTGATGGAAAAAATATAGCCTATTCTTCTCGCAAAAAACAAGGAGTTGCTTATGCTACATCAACTAATACTGATATTTATTTCTACAATGTAGAAAATGGCGAAACCATAAATAAAACAGAAGGTATGATGGGTTACGACCAAAATATTGCCTTCTCTCCCGACGGAAAATACATGGCTTGGGAAAGCATGGAACGCGAAGGGTACGAAGCCGATCAAATTAAATTGTTTCTTTTAGATCTAACTACTGGTGAGAAAAAATACATGACCAAAGGTTTCGACCAAAATGTGGGGCACCTTGTTTGGACAAAAGATAGTAAATCGATCTATTTTATCTCAGACTGGCATGCAACCGATGAAATTTATCGCATGGATATTGCCGATGCTAAGATTCATAAAATTACAGAAGGTGTTCATAATTACCAGTCGGTGCTTCCTGTTGGCGATAAATTAATTGCAAAAAGAGTATCGATGAGTAAACCTGCCGAATTGTATAATGTAGATGCAAAATCGGGCGAAGCAACAGAAATATCATTTATTAATAAGCACATTTTAGATCAGCTAAGCTTGGCTAGTGTTGAAAAAAGATGGGTAAAAACTACCGACAACAAACAAATGCTGGTATGGGTAATTAAGCCTCCTCATTTCGACGAAAACAAAAAGTATCCTGCACTACTTTACTGTCAGGGAGGTCCTCAGGGAACCGTTTCTCAATTTTGGAGTTACCGTTGGAATTTTCAGATGATGGCTGCCAACGACTATGTTGTTGTTGCTCCTAACCGTAGAGGTTTACCAGGATTCGGTCAGGAATGGAACGAGCAAATTTCTGGCGATTACGGCGGACAAAACATGAAGGATTATCTATCGGCTATCGATAATGTAAAAGCTGAAAAGTATGTTGACGAAAATCGTTTGGGCTGTGTAGGTGCTTCCTATGGTGGATTCTCCGCTTACTGGTTAGCTGGTCACCATAACAAACGCTTTAAAGCATTTATTGCACACGATGGAATGTTTAATCTTGAAGCACAATATCTGGAAACAGAAGAAATGTGGTTTGTGAACTGGGATTTAGGCGGAGCTTTCTGGGATAAATCAAATAAAATTGCTCAACGTTCTTATGCAAACTCGCCACATAAATTTGTTGACAAATGGGATACTCCAATAATGATTATTCATGGAGAGAAAGACTATCGCATTGTGGCTTCGCAGGGTATGCAGGCATTTAATGCTGCTCGCCTAAGAGGTATTCCTGCCAAATATCTTTATTTCCCCGAAGAAAATCACTGGGTACTTGGAGTACAAAATGGAATTTTATGGCAACGCGAATTTGCCAGCTGGTTAGACAAATGGCTTAAAAAATAA